In the genome of Rissa tridactyla isolate bRisTri1 chromosome Z, bRisTri1.patW.cur.20221130, whole genome shotgun sequence, the window AGAAATGCATTATTATAGACAAATTGCAGAACAAAATtgcaaagcaggaagaaagagcTGGCATAGCTGAACTGAATTGCACataggatattttatttttgtcccaAAGAGACCTATCTATGAAATGAAGAGATCCCTTTTTGATCACTCCTACTTAGAAATAAGACAACTTGATTAAATGTGCTTAAAAAGGGACATAAATGTTATCAGGAGTTTTCATGATGCTATCAAATAAAGCTTCAATATAAGTACACtgtaaaaatgcttgtaattaAGAATGTGATCATTGATACGCAAAGCAAACAGGAACAGCTACACGATTTCTGAGAAACAGTTAGAACAATGCTGGAAACAACATTAGTGACAAATTTCACCTGAccaaagttttgtttttctttcaataacTATCAGGTTATAATCAGCAGTCCAGTATTTAGTACTATAATTTTATTTACCAAAAATAATGATGGTAATTTAAACTGTTCAGCTGTAGTTTTAATATTACACATAATGCTACTTTAACCTgttgaaaaactttttttattaaacttcATTTGAAATCAGCATTCTCCTTATTACACAATTAGTTGCTCTGACAGTGAATTAAACTGATGAATTAAACTTTAAACTTAGCTTAAACTAATGGCAAATAAGTGAAAAATGACAAACAAAGACTGATGGCCAGAAGGGCAACAGTGATCATGTTTTTCATAgaacaccttttaaaataaaaataaaataaggaagaaaggaaaatagtaGCAGTAACATTCTAAGTAGATCATATTTCAAAGTTGTCTATGAAGCTCTGGcagctgtttttttaaactgagcaCAAATTCAAAGCTCCACATTTAAGAATAGGCAGCCATCTAGGGATTATTTCTAGATTAGTGCCTCTACgtcaaagaaagaacaggaagcaaAGGAAGAGGCAGCATTCTCCATAATTATTGATGCTTTTCTTCCTACTTAAATCTACAAGAGAATTGATACTACTGTTGCTTCTAAGTGAAAAGCAGATACCTTAGAAAAATTGACTGACAAGTTAATCAAGAGATGTTAATTTGTAATAGTTGCAGTCACACAAACTctaaataatgagaaataagttACATGAACAATACAAATCAGTCCCACAAACTAGTTTTGAATGTACGTGGATCAACAGATGTGTATTGAAAGTACTCTCTTTacaagttttctttcatttatattTAGTTTTAGTAAGGATGTCTGCCATTGCCATAAAATAAGGACGTTTCTACAGCAGTCTTGATTATTTTTGACCAACTTTTCTGTTAATAAGGGACATTCTAATGCAAATGTGTTAGAACTGAAAAGACCTCACTTTTACTGGTTGGCCTGGTTTGATCTTCCCAGTGCAAATATTCTTTGGCATCCCTGCTAATGGCTTAATTAAATACAGTACATCGACAAcattggaagaaattctttattcttttagcCACTGCGGATATTCAACACCCCAGAACAACATAGTGTTCTGTCTACAATTTTCATAGCGATTGCTCATATGTTTGTAAAGACTAAACTGCACATTCACCAATTACTTATTCTATACTTGTAGTTTAACTTAAGAATCAGTCTAGGAAACAGCAAATGTTTATTACAAGGCAAACAACAAAGTGTCCAGATAATCAGAGTAGATTAAAACCACTATGTAATAAGAACAAAAAACTGGAAGCTGTACCTGAATTTATTCCAGATTTGTATGTATTCCAAATGTAATTAAGATGCATGACCataaaaaagcataaaacatatCTGTTGCTGCAAATAAGCACTTCCAGTAAACGCTAGGTTTATGTTTCAGACATTAAGCATAGACAATAATGACCATTACTTTAACCCACTATAGCAACTGCATGTATCTGCCCCCACatcccccaaaaaaaagaaaaacgtgcAAACTGATTTATGTTTGACTTTATACACCACAGAGATTCCACCATGCACTGTGGCAACTGGATTTTTGCTAAATCAATCCAGGACAAACTGAAGTTTTTTCAAGCCTCAATCAGAAAAACATGGTACAGAATTTGATCTCAAACACCCAATCTTTAATTTTAccatttttatcagaaaaatcCCACAGAGGGTGCTCTGCTGCATAATTTCCAACTCTTTCAGAGTTGgctaatgtaacaaaaaaaaacacaaacaaaaaaccacaaaccaaaaaaatcccaccaaacaaaaaaaaacccaccaaaacacaaAGGTAATTTATTAGACCTCCATTtgagccgcctcctcctcccatcctcaGTGGCTTTGATCATTCATGGTGGCCATTAATAGAAAAACAAGTTTGTTAGAgctttttaagatgaaaaatgaggataaaaacagtaaaaacaacatTTCCCAAACATTTCTCTTTACCTTGGCACTACAGACTGCTACATTAGCAGGGAGCTGGGAAAACTGCTTCAACTCAAATACATCTCGCACTGCCCACCGGCTCAAGTGATTCTCAGCCTTGCTGGATCCAACCACATTCTGATTTGAATGAATATATGCCACTTCTTGAACACCATCTGATATAGTaggagaaaaatcaaagactTATTCCAAAATCATGAAAGATACACAGTAGCACTGAAGAAGgatactgtaattttaaaaaagttttacatTAAATTTGTAAAATTTGTTATGATTTTACTCAGCACGAAATTTCACAGCTCTATGAAATGAACAACAATCATTACACTTATTCAGATTTATCCTGACAGTTCAATACTGCTTCCATTTCGGCGTGTTTTTTCcacaatattaatatttaaattctcTAACAGAATCACATCTTCTACACGGTATTTCAAATTCACAAATCACACAAATAATAACttacatacattaaaaaacccaGCCCTTTCAAGACCTAAAGATTTACAGTTCAAATATATAGATTTGTGAATTCTTAATAAATCTCCAATCTTAGCATCCTTCGTCAGACAGCAGGTGTTCAACAAAATATTACAAAGCAACCCATCACCTTACTTTTCCCAGTAAGTAAGGCTAATAGGtaaaaagaaagatacagaaaGACATTACTAAATAATTTAGCACAGCATTTATTAGTATCTTGTAACAAAAACATGTATAAGCAGGAAGAACTTAACCTGCCAACAACGACAGTTGAATGATAgttgaaataaaatcaaaggaaTTAAATTACTACTTACCTAAATATCTGTCCATTGATTCCACTTTTTGCTCTTGATGTTCAAATTCAGTTTTACTTGCAGAAGTTCTATGCACAGCACAATTGCTAGACTCCATTTGTACAACAGAGGTATCTTGAATAGGTTGAAGCATTTTAGACCCAAACTGAACTCTGCCGCTCTGTCTTTTATGCTTATAGCTTTGCTTTCTGGCATGGATTTTCTCAGCTGGCAAGTTATCTTCAGAGGATGAAAATTCATCTATATTCTGAGAatcactttccttttcttttctattgGGCTTCTTTGATTGTAGCAGAGATTTGGAGAAGCTACCTAATCCATTGTTACGGGTGGTTCTTTCTTtacatttcagaaagctgaaagtTCTTAGCTTTCTTGATTCAGAATTATGAGAAATTTCAATATCATCAGACTCATCACTTACATCGCTTGCCCCTTTCAAATCTCTTGTGCTGTTCTTGATGTCTTCAAAAGACATGACTTTGCTGAAATTTGACTCAGTATTATGGAATCCATGTTGCCTACTCTCTGCCTTAAATACTAAcccatctttttcttttgctagctCTTCACAATTTTCAGATGCTGACCTGTAAATTCCAACTTTTTTAGTAAGCAGTGGTTGCTGGTGTGCTGGAACTTGGGTAGGAAAGATGACATCATCATTCTCTTCAGAACTCCATTCAGTTTCAATGGCTACATcactttgctttgaaatgtattGATCCTCACTTTCTCTgtccccttcctcctcagagCCCGGTAAACCAAGCCGGTCTGTACTACGCTTATCTTTTTTATCAGTTCCATCTGGTAACTGAGCAGCTTTATCATGCTCCAAAACACGCACATGGCtttgacatttctgaaaatcacTATGCTTGCTATTTACATTTATTCTTATAGTCCGATCATCAGAATTTGAATTATGAGAGTTAGAATTATTATACTCTTCTTTGGTAGTTTCCATTTCTCTCTGCAACAATTTAGAGAATCCACACTGCATTAGGGAAAGCTGTCCTTTTGTTACCATTGAATTATTTGCATTGCAGGGCTTCCTTTTGTCAGATTTTTTCACAGAAGTTTCCAGAATATCATCATCACTAAAGTCATCACAAAAATCCAATTCTTCTCTCTTTAATTGtgcttgaatgcttccagggtctccatcttctttacagtCTAGTTGTTCATactaaaaatgaaagtaatttacaGTAAAGCTATTTGAAACATAATATATGGAACACACCTAATTCCAAAGCAGTGTAAAGAAGTGGATTTTCGCTATGTTACTCAATCAAAAAATATACAAATTAGTATTACAATACACAAATGGAAAGCAAATACGAAGCAAATAATACAGTGAAATTCTAGGAAACGCTTTGGCAGAACAAAATTTTTAGAACAGTGAAACGTGTTCTATATCATTTAGAATCATTTAGAACAATGAAAAGAaccaaaaatatatttgagacTATATATGCTGCACACTGCTAAAACAACCTATGTCTTTACAATCCACACCCACAGTTTTCTAGTTTATACTGATCTTGTTGCAACTTTTCATCTTTCCAAGGTAGTTTGAAAAGTGACTTCATGATTCAAACCTTAATGGCGTGTAAtggcattcattaaaaaaaaaaaaaaataatctctcggGAACAGTCAGCCTCCTCGTATATGGGGGCTAACATAGCTTAAAAGCGCTATGAGTACATAACATTCTGCTCTTGAAATTAGTTGAGGCCTACTGCAATCAAACAAAAATTACCTCCAGGCAACATTAAAACATCTTTAAGCTACAGAATTCCGAAATATAACTCCAAAACTGTGTACTACTGAGAAGAATTATGACAATATGTAAGTGAAAAGTCAGAAGGGTAAATATTAAACTCATTTTACAcgaagttttaaaattaatatattaaacttGATATCACCCTGCTTATCAGAAAGCATTTAACACAAGCTAAAAAAGTTACTGTTTGTCACCAAATCTACTGTGAGATCATGACCATAAAGTGATGCATTAGCATCAATGTGAAGGCATACTGATTTAAATTAATACAGACATTTACCCATAGAAATCTCCAAAAAACGTAAGAGACACTAGTTAATTTTCAGTACCATTCAGTGTGATCTAATCTGATGATATTTTCCACACTCAGAGGCCATATTGCAGACCTAAGTGTTTCCCAAATCATCCAAACCATCCAGTGTTCATTCAAAAATATGCATAAAAATGCTCCCATTAAAACAAGCctttacatgaaaaaaacagtCTTGTTCTGTAACGAAATTATTagatatattattaaaaaaataaaaaagaaaaggccagcATTGAACAGATCACTGGTTTGGTGGGAATCGCTGTCTGATTACATCAACTAAATAGGCCATGTCTTCCACAAGATCTACAAAACCTGAAGCAAGCTTTCAATCCTCTAAACCAATTGGACTTCTTTCCATAATTCCCTATCCAAAATCTTCTAAACAGTAGGTATTAGATTCTCAACTGACCCCTTGATCAGAGGGCTGTCATATCATATTATATCATGTCATGCTATGTCATATCATAAGGCTGTCACTCTTAAGACACTACAgagcaatcatagaatcatagaatcttcatggttggaaaggacctttgagatgatcaagtccaaccatacacacacacacacacacacacacacacacacacacaaaacaaccaaaaaaaccaaaaaaaccaaaccctacaatctctgccactagagcatgccctgaagtgccaaatctagacgtttcttaaacacctctagggatggtgactcaaccacctccctgggcaggctgttccagtgcctgaccactctttcagtaaagtaattcttcctaatatctaatctaaacctcccctgccgcagcttcagaccatttcctctggtcctgtcattattcacctgggagaagaggccaacacccacctctctacaacctcctttcaggtagttgtagagggcaatgtggtctcccctcagcctcctcttctgcaagctaaacatgcccagctcctttAGTGAACAATATCATTCTGTAATAATAGCATGTTGAGTAAAATCTTCATTCTGAGGATATCAAAGTGTTGTAAAGGTCATAGAATACCCTATTACCAGATGTTCAGAATATTCCATTTTAAATACAGATAGCATGTCATTAGATAGTGCTTTACAATATGAAAAAGCAAGGGCAAGTAGACAATAAAAGATAGCAAGTGAAATCTAGCATCACCAGCCTAACATCATATTGTCTACATTTGCCACTGTAGTATCACGAACTAGAGGGACTGCCTGCTTGTCCCTCTGGTTTGTAGTCCACAAAGACACCTCACCTCTTCTGAGCTGCGTGGAGGAGTCTCTTCCTTTAGCCATGTAGTTGCTGTCATGACTCCTGCTTCTACTCGCCCTTCCCTCTAAAACAATCAAGAAGATATATAATAAAAACTGTGTCTGTTCAAGTTAGAAAAAGGCAAgcccaggaaaaataaacaggtggtggttttgtgggtttttttgtttgtttgtttgggtttttttgtcctacAGAGATACAAGCATCAGAAGTACAATCAGCAAAGTCCAGACTCAGATTTACATTTTGACACTTACTGCTCTTTGATGTAACCTATAACCTGCAGGAAAAGTAACATACTGCATAAATTGGGAGGATCTTATGCATAACACtgttttaatttaacttttttccaaaacagaataCCTGCTACAATGTCCACATTACATGCCATGTTCTAATTTAGATTTAATTTAGAGAACTTTTGAGCTTGATATCCCCAAAGTATGTGTTTTTACACCACATCATTCTTTTGGCTATGCTGCCTCTATACTGCTATATCACATTCCCCAGTCTCTTCCTAGTATAGgcagaataacaaaataaagggaaggatggaaaaaacCTAGAACAAAGCTGCAATAAACTCCGAGACGCAAATTAGCTGCAGCAAACATGCTGGATAGAAAAAGGTATAATACTCCACATACTTAAAACCAGTGTGCACTATATGCTTTGGAATTGTGCCAACAGTCTTTTTATAGTAACCAAGAAATGAATCTTAAAATAAGAAGCCTCAGTTACTTACTTCCACCTTGTAACATTTTTAAATCTAGcatgataaaaaatattttattaaacattttttgcCATCTCAAAATGTACTATTCAAAGGTTACTAcaatcataaaaaatatttttatcatgagAATTATGGCTTAAAAAAGTCACTCTGTGCTACTGAGCATGATGAATAAAAGGTATTTGTGCACAAAGTTGACTTATTGTGAAAGCACCACAATAGTAAGTTACagcatttttattcagaaaagaaatatattagcAATCTTTTGGAAATTATAATCCAAACTTCctccatttttttgtttgatttaagGAAACATACCTGGTCCACATCGGAGCAAGAAATTAGCCTGCCTATTTCATTTAAGGCACTGCATAGACAGGTACTGTTTAAGTTTCTCCGTTTTATAAAGTATTTTGTCATAATTTTGAATGGAAATATctcatgaggaaagaaaaaaaaaaaagtaaaactaataTCCAGAAGTAAAAGGGTAGGACTTCACACCTCCAGGATGTCTTTGGTAAGGCAGGACCCATGAGTCCTAAGTTTGAAAAGGTTATGGATTCCAAAAAGCTCTCCTTGGTGTTCCTTTGATCCTTGCACTGCCTCGAAATACCGCTTGGCATTTTCACTTCCAACCACCGCACAGTGAAGTTGCTAAAACAGAACAACACAAGAGATTTCAGAAGTGTTTGCTCCATCAATATGTCAGAATTTCCTGGCATCCACATTATATACACAGCTTTAGTTGGAGCAGGCAGAAATTCCTAAGGGAgggtattttgttttaatttccctGGCAGATGTTGGTATAATAAATTGCAGTATAATAGGAACCTGCTTGGTTTTActgaatgaaagaataaaaatatttcaagtcttTTATTTCATTGTTGTCTAATTTCAGACACCCACTACACACTCTACTTTTCTATATTTGACTGCTCATCTTTCCTCAATATTAAATTCTTACTATGTTTTCATAGTCCTCTGCATTGCATGCTTACTTGGTAAGGAATACATGAAAGCCACAAGATTACTTTTACTATCTCTGAATATTTTAATTATCATGCACTCTTGCTAAATAGATTGAACAGAAGTGACTTAAAAATCTTCCAGGTGAAAAGGAAAGACAAGTAAATAGTTTGTCAGgcagaatgaaaacatttttgaagacaGGCAGGTTTAGCTGCATTCTAATGACTGCAAAGTTTCAATACGTACATAATTGGTATATTTGACTTTAAGTGGAAGAATgtcaaaaacatgtttttatggATGCCAGACCTGTTATATTTTTTGTAACTGTTTCTGAACAGTTGGTAGTTCTTCACTACTCACTTATAGTTCCATCACTGAACAGGTACTTTCCTAGACAGCACATCTCTTGAATTATGTAGGCCAGTAACTATACAGTCAAATTCTAATTTAACTTTAGCTAAACACAATTTACTCTCTCTTGAATTATGCATGGTATTTACAAAAGTATACTTTAGGATACAAATATAACTTATTCCATTTTCTATTATGTCagatttcatatttatttatatcagaCTCTTCAATCACATATGGGTAGGTCATACAACCAAACACCACCAATAGAAGAAATTCAgcaattttgaaagcaaatagaTCCCTCAGTAAGAATACACTGCAAACATGATAAAGCATTTTCACATAAATTCATTTAATGAAAAGGACAGATGACAACATTTACCTCTGATAGCACATTTGTATAGTTCaccaaaagccacacatgcacaTGTATACTCATGGTTTCTGAATTTTCAACAGCAGATAGTTCTTCACAACTTACTGAAAATTTCCTGACTGTGCTCCAGTGTCAATAGCAGGGAATGAAATACAAgcattgacaaaaaaaataaaataatgccagATTTACAATTACTCTGTTTATTGCTTCTTATTTGACTTGAAAAAACACAAgtcaacttggaaaaaaaaaaccaccaaaacaagaGCCTTTCAAGAAGTTTTATACATGCCTTTTGGAAATCCAAACGACAATGTCACCCAGGTCTCCTTTATCTACAAGATCACCAACTCCAAAGACCTCTGTGAAGCATGACTCGCTCCTTCAGGATTTTAGTGAATATAGTTGGTTGTAATCTGCTACTGATAATTTTGTTAGCCTTGAGATTTCTCCTACTGATACTTGCTGTTGAAATGAATCCACAAAAGTACTTCACAGAAGAGAAACTTTGGAACAGTACGCTTTCTAAGTTTTTCCATGAATGTGGATATAAAGAACAAatcaagtggggtttttttgcaatgaacACTCCTTTAAACTTTGATAAAGTAATGGCCATAGAGCAATACAACTCCTGCTCCTGATGTGTtcgaaaaataaattattagctTTTATGTTTTTAGACCACTGTCCCTCAAAAGTAGTTTTTGGACTTACTGTGTCTTATATTGAACTCAACTCATTACTATATGATTTCAACTATTAATACAATGTCTTCTTCATTCTGAGCTTCTGATACAGAGTCTCTGAAAATTGCACAATTACCTGTGAGCACATCAGCCCATCACCTactacttttaatttctttttaacaagtttcctcttttttatttagatattttgtcaaaattaaacagaactctattttttttttttgccttctacaAAACACTGAATTTAAGTCAGGTAAAGTACAACTGTTACACTTTTGAAAGTGATATTTTAAAGCTGGCTATACACATTACTGAGAGCAGCTCAAGATTTGATCTTCCAGCTGTGGAGCTTCTGACTATCTACTCTGTGAAATCAGATACTGTGTCTAAATACTTGATCTTAGAACTTTATACAGGCTTAAGTAAGTGACAAATAAGAATGAGGATAATTAAAATCTGTTTACTACTGCATTTCCTACTCATTCAGCCTCCAACCTCCTCCTTGTAAACGACCCAGCTACAGGAGGGTGCTTGTCCTTGAAGACTCAATACCAAATTTTTCCTATTTATGGCCAAAAATTGAAATTCTGAGGTTAATTAATCAAATTTCATAAATCTTTATTTAATACATGGTATCATTTGCCCACTTAGGTGACCTACTTTGCCTTTTCTATGCAATGCATTCTTCAGGACAACTGTATCTCactgattttcttcctttctccaagcTTACAAGCCTACAATGTCAGTACCTTAACTTAAAGCCAATCATCTTAATTCTTAACTAGTAATTTTTATTGAGAAAAACATGCTCATATTTCATCTAGTTTTTTATTCTGCAGCCTGCTCTTTGTTGTTCACGTTtgagtttgattattttttgttttaattctgatcTCATTAGGAAACAGTTGCTAGATGACGTGTTCCTCAAACCACACACTTTGTTTTTACTACTCTTAGGTTTTTAAACCTATCAATGCAAGTAGCAAAATTTAGAGAGAGCAACTGTTTCAGGCTGAATATTCTGGCAGACAACAACACTTCTTGTCTTCATAACAGCACCAACTACAAGctgtttcccctctccttttaTAAGCAAGTTTTCAAAGGCAGGAAAGAACCATTGTCATCTTGCTTTTCTTCTATAGCACCAGCAATATTTTTGCTCTCCTTCTCCAaccttacaaaaagaaaaagctgcccGAAACAGACCACTGCAGATACTATCTACAACTTTAGCAGatatattttatgaatttttaaataaaatacttctattcTCTGTATAACCTGATTAATGTATATTGCACAATTAAGCTGTCAAAAGTTACAGAATAACTTGAATAcaactttaattcttttttgttctttgacaATTGCTAAGTAATACACCTCCCCTAAATAAGTTTAGGTAACAGCATATATCATAAACCCAAGGTAAACTACAATCTTGCTATAGGCTAGCTGAGCCTTCCGTAATGGAAACACTTAAAAAGAGCTCCCAATTTAAACAGTTTGTGAACTTTACCTGTTTATAAACTTGTCGCAAGTACATCATCTCCTCCACAGTTCCCAAGGATATCAATCTAAACACTTTAACATCTTTGTATTGGCCAATCCTATAAGCTCTGCAAGGACAGTGGAATATTAAAAACCATATTTTTAATCAGTTAAAGAAAACCAGTGCACTCTTTGGggtagtaaaataaataaataaacaaaagcaacCCAATAAAGCAGGAGTACTCTAAATCATTTAtgagttggttgggttttggtttggggttttttgtttgtttatttgtttttcctccccacttttcaaaattttcctcagtatttcattcccttttcctttaCCCTTAGTATTCTAAGTTTCTTCCCAGGCCTATCTAGTTGAAAAAACTTTCTCTTCAATTTTAATCTCAAGGCCTGTCTCCCGTCTCTCGAAAATCCATATTCCACTatgttttccctgttgttttgcacccccccagccccccccttCCCGCATCTGCTCTTGCGCAAGATATTCTCCTAATTGCATTATACAGGAGTTAGATCATGGATTACTTCATGTAGTGTATTCTTTCTTAACTTTATAAAGCACCTTGCAAGTTACAACATACTAAGAACAGCTAACAAACGGGCAGTATTCTATCTAAATGACAAGTTCCAAGGCTTCTAAGAGATCATAGTCTGAAAATTCAAGAGAGGGTGAATCAATTTATAGAAACGTGGTCTTACAAGGATTCTTTAAAGACAGTCCCTTTCAACAATACACATTTCTGTTATACATATTCCTCTAGAACAGGTGCACATAAACACCTCTTAGAGGTCAGAAAGACCCTTAAAATGGCATTATGGAATTGTGTAATTGGATGGGACAAGAGAAACAAGTTTATTTCTGCTCATGATAATATATAAATCCACTGAATTTTGAAGGCTTACAATATTATTTACTTCAGCTATTCAAAAGTCTGTCCTGAATTCCTAAGGAAACATCCTATGATCAAAAAGCCTTCAAAGAGAGATCCATACTCCTGGAAGTTCTCCAATAGCATAATATCAGAGATGGGAGTGAGTGCTAAAAAGACAATGATCTCCACTAGGGTGAAGcagaaaagaacataaatgtttttctttaaggaTTCTGGAATTCAAAACATCACTTGAACTAGGGTCAATTACAACCTACTCTGTCCTGACAAACATAGGAAAAATGCCATCCAGCTATATGCACGTATACTTGTTGCAGAGATCACGAAAGTTACAGTAACtatggcttcttttttttattttttaattatttttaagaagtccaCCATCACATTGCCacaaaaacaaaatggaaaataagtagCAAAATTCAAGGTTTAAAACAAAtgctaaaaaataatttagctggacatttcttactgttttgtgGACAAGTCAAACtatgtaaaaaatgtcttcccttAGGAAAGTTTAGTTGGACAATTAAATGACAGGATCAAAGGAAATGAATAGTACAACATGGATTAAGTTCTGTATTTTGAGTGTGTACCTGTCAATAGCTTGAAGATCGTTTGCTGGATTCCATGTAGGATCAAATAGTATAACAACATTGGCACCAACAAAATTGAGACCCAGTCCACCAGccctaaaaacataaaaatgaaaatatagaactgacagtaagaaaaacagaacaatttttttttcagtgtattagGTCCATATTAGCATACCCTTCCCCAACATAAAAAAGAGCACAACAGAGATACTGAAAATAGTGGGGTACAGCTTTGTGTTACAGTCGTGTTAATAAGCACCAAGTACTTAAATAACCACTGCTGTAGAATGCAGTCACCTCaccaaagcagcaagaaaattaCAAACTGTATGACTAGCTGGGTCATAACCAACTGCCATCACCTTACTATAGTGAAAGTCCTCATTTCATACCCACTGAACCCTACCCAGGCCAACTCCCCCAACAACTATACAAAAATTCGTTAACTACTTTTATGCCAGTTAACATTATAGAAGCAGGAAAACTATAGCTTAAATAAAAAGTTTGCATTAAATTTTACTTCCTCTAAATCTTGAAGATAATTTTAACAATAATGCTATGTAGCTTCCACTAAAGCAGTTATAGTCCAGGGTAAGTCATATCTTTAAGAGTTAACAACAATCACAAATATTTGTACAGCATGTAAGTTAATTGTTAAAAACATAGTTGGCCACACAGCTGCATATCAGTAACACTCATACCTGtcactacaaggaaaaaaatcactgcaagaaAATTGTCTACAGTGGGGGTAAGGAGTCACAGAGATGCCAATTACATCTTTAAACATTCAACAGCTGTACTATGCTTTCGGGTAAAGCCTGCAAGCCAGCAAAGAATTTGAGCATATGCTTAACCTGAGGTAGCTAACCTTGCTGAATCTAACAAAACTGCTCAGTTACTTGGAGTTTGGCATGTGCACAGTTGGATGATTTGATAGGAACAAAAGTGAGGAAAATACCACTTCTCATCCAGctgcaaaacaagcaaatacTGAAAATTCTTTTCAGCTGGTTCAACCAACAT includes:
- the ERCC6L2 gene encoding DNA excision repair protein ERCC-6-like 2 isoform X10 codes for the protein MSSIYNQNAIFAWNCLGIAHRHLEILDLIGRAGGLGLNFVGANVVILFDPTWNPANDLQAIDRAYRIGQYKDVKVFRLISLGTVEEMMYLRQVYKQQLHCAVVGSENAKRYFEAVQGSKEHQGELFGIHNLFKLRTHGSCLTKDILEREGRVEAGVMTATTWLKEETPPRSSEEYEQLDCKEDGDPGSIQAQLKREELDFCDDFSDDDILETSVKKSDKRKPCNANNSMVTKGQLSLMQCGFSKLLQREMETTKEEYNNSNSHNSNSDDRTIRINVNSKHSDFQKCQSHVRVLEHDKAAQLPDGTDKKDKRSTDRLGLPGSEEEGDRESEDQYISKQSDVAIETEWSSEENDDVIFPTQVPAHQQPLLTKKVGIYRSASENCEELAKEKDGLVFKAESRQHGFHNTESNFSKVMSFEDIKNSTRDLKGASDVSDESDDIEISHNSESRKLRTFSFLKCKERTTRNNGLGSFSKSLLQSKKPNRKEKESDSQNIDEFSSSEDNLPAEKIHARKQSYKHKRQSGRVQFGSKMLQPIQDTSVVQMESSNCAVHRTSASKTEFEHQEQKVESMDRYLDGVQEVAYIHSNQNVVGSSKAENHLSRWAVRDVFELKQFSQLPANVAVCSAKPLRMGGGGGSNGGLINYLCVLKNEESPEDDTADKNIIKEGQEMLANSRQHHLYVMHPVTQKSKKVHRVCSTTFLIGKTPKGIRRRQFEEMVSHFNMRSVEELAEHIAKATSETRQKMLKEFYVSRYPEMESFFAVEIQASRDYEARELGTTRSRKRKFTVNLQRSKSRCSSAKGPLLSGTTETESQQSHKEEAEQLHSDSYMQDICVDAKYKQLPTVATQHIKRRNSQGFKNFMISGSLNSRLETVEVLSVKSCEGQQESKGTQLPRKRSLSQSENEERKAQTCKKKSFVDLLGDTSILNDLFRNDGDRPTESPRRLSSGQVEKSKERPKDFWDMLNEQNEESLRKLTDIAVIEKLCESAPHPPVTEEREVCESSLWKKNENFLWKRYSPDDSDEPSTAASCNVVK